The Crocinitomicaceae bacterium genome includes a region encoding these proteins:
- a CDS encoding efflux RND transporter periplasmic adaptor subunit — protein sequence MKYLFALSGMALLAACGGEGEKNESLELLIEKRDSLKQELALLNEQIAALDTAEADLTPIVTSTKVEQKDFVHKVEVQGSVETDENVMLTAESQGTIRVIHVREGQKVSKGQALMTIDSEILQSTIDEVETSLEMANYMFDKQQTLMDEGLGVEIEYEQARNQKKALEQKLKTLRSQQGKTVVRAPFSGVIDDIFVGLGDMASPMNPLLRLVNNKNITISASLAENLLGKINLGSPVELVIPAMNDTIIQGVVSYKGNFIDPVNRTFRIQVAIKNNEILLANMLAKVNVIDFLSKDALVVNSESVMQDTKNNNYVYKLIRGDEELYTIVKVFVKVEKTYNGESCIKPLNGADLKAGDELVLAGAKGITESDQVKLQ from the coding sequence ATGAAATACCTATTTGCACTTTCAGGCATGGCGCTGCTCGCAGCTTGTGGAGGTGAAGGAGAAAAAAACGAATCCCTTGAGCTACTGATTGAAAAACGTGATTCACTTAAGCAAGAATTGGCATTGTTGAATGAGCAAATAGCAGCGTTAGATACTGCAGAAGCTGATCTGACACCCATTGTCACATCTACCAAAGTAGAACAAAAAGATTTTGTGCACAAAGTTGAAGTGCAAGGCTCTGTAGAAACTGATGAGAATGTGATGCTCACTGCAGAATCACAAGGAACCATTCGTGTAATTCACGTGCGTGAAGGTCAGAAAGTTTCCAAGGGTCAAGCACTCATGACAATTGATTCAGAAATTCTTCAATCAACCATTGACGAAGTGGAGACATCTCTGGAAATGGCCAACTACATGTTTGATAAACAGCAGACATTAATGGATGAAGGTTTAGGTGTTGAAATTGAATATGAGCAAGCCAGAAATCAGAAAAAAGCTCTGGAACAAAAACTGAAAACGCTTCGTTCACAACAAGGTAAAACGGTAGTGCGCGCACCGTTCTCCGGAGTGATTGACGATATTTTTGTAGGTCTGGGTGATATGGCGTCTCCCATGAATCCGCTATTGCGTTTGGTGAATAATAAAAACATCACCATATCGGCAAGTCTTGCTGAAAATTTATTGGGAAAAATCAACTTGGGTTCACCGGTTGAATTGGTCATTCCGGCAATGAATGATACCATTATTCAAGGAGTTGTTTCTTATAAGGGGAATTTTATTGATCCGGTAAACCGCACGTTCAGAATTCAAGTTGCAATTAAAAACAATGAAATCTTGCTGGCTAACATGTTGGCAAAAGTAAATGTGATTGATTTTTTGAGTAAAGATGCATTGGTTGTTAATTCTGAATCTGTCATGCAAGACACAAAGAATAATAATTATGTCTACAAATTAATACGTGGTGATGAAGAGCTTTATACCATTGTAAAAGTATTTGTAAAAGTTGAAAAAACTTACAACGGTGAATCATGTATCAAGCCGTTGAATGGGGCTGATTTAAAAGCCGGAGATGAGTTGGTACTTGCCGGTGCAAAAGGTATTACTGAATCAGATCAGGTTAAACTTCAATAA
- a CDS encoding TetR/AcrR family transcriptional regulator: MEEKKREIIEKATAIYLKYGIKSMTMDEMAKQLGISKKTLYSFVSDKNELVELCVLSQHEGEVCRMAEVSRQNENAIDEMLGISKSVTDTLKKIHPSIFFDLAKYHPNALRMMNEQKRNFIRGCVMDNLERGIKQGLYRNNLNTEVISTIYLATLDHIMLGDLFPESLNSIDNIYREFFRYHVRGIASSNGIEYLNELIKNDENF; this comes from the coding sequence GTGGAAGAGAAAAAACGTGAAATTATAGAAAAAGCAACCGCCATTTATCTCAAATACGGGATAAAAAGCATGACCATGGATGAAATGGCAAAGCAGTTAGGCATTTCTAAAAAAACGCTGTACTCATTTGTATCAGACAAAAATGAGCTGGTTGAGTTGTGTGTTTTATCACAACATGAAGGAGAGGTTTGCCGTATGGCAGAAGTTAGTCGTCAAAATGAAAATGCCATTGATGAAATGCTTGGTATCAGCAAATCAGTCACTGATACCTTAAAAAAAATTCACCCATCAATCTTTTTTGATTTGGCTAAATATCATCCCAATGCCTTGCGCATGATGAATGAGCAGAAAAGAAATTTTATCAGAGGTTGTGTGATGGATAATTTAGAGCGCGGTATTAAGCAAGGATTGTATCGCAACAATCTCAATACTGAAGTCATTTCTACTATCTATCTGGCAACGCTTGATCATATTATGCTTGGTGATCTTTTCCCTGAATCCCTGAATAGCATTGATAATATTTACCGTGAATTTTTCAGATATCATGTCAGAGGAATTGCAAGCAGCAACGGAATTGAATACTTAAATGAATTAATTAAAAACGATGAAAATTTCTAG
- a CDS encoding ribonuclease H family protein, whose amino-acid sequence MQHPEKFENTKRTEKNYFYVVWYGFKPGIYEDWTQAQKSISGFPKALYKTFGSRALAEKAFLEGPEKYREGNFKKTKNLSPEELEKIGKPVELSLCVDAACNNKGQFEYQGVWTFNNEKVFSVGPYPNGSNNIGEFLALVHALAYLSKQRDEKLHTLPVYTDSRIAMKWVKIKKCLTNKTPGADVMNLIHRAEKWLRENTYQNKILKWETKVWGEIPADFGRK is encoded by the coding sequence ATGCAGCATCCTGAAAAATTTGAAAACACTAAACGCACTGAAAAAAATTATTTCTATGTTGTTTGGTATGGATTCAAACCGGGAATTTATGAAGACTGGACACAAGCTCAAAAATCTATCTCGGGATTCCCTAAAGCACTTTACAAAACTTTTGGAAGCAGAGCACTTGCCGAAAAAGCTTTTCTAGAAGGCCCTGAAAAATACCGCGAAGGAAATTTTAAAAAAACAAAAAATCTCAGCCCTGAAGAATTAGAAAAAATTGGCAAACCCGTTGAGCTGAGTTTATGTGTAGATGCTGCGTGCAATAACAAAGGTCAATTTGAATATCAAGGAGTATGGACTTTTAATAACGAAAAAGTTTTCAGTGTAGGTCCTTATCCAAACGGCTCAAATAATATTGGAGAATTTCTTGCGTTAGTACACGCATTGGCATACCTGAGTAAACAACGGGATGAAAAATTACACACCCTGCCTGTTTATACTGATTCAAGAATTGCCATGAAATGGGTTAAAATAAAAAAATGTCTGACCAACAAAACACCGGGTGCAGATGTGATGAACTTGATTCATAGAGCTGAAAAATGGTTGAGAGAAAATACATATCAAAATAAAATTCTGAAATGGGAAACAAAAGTCTGGGGAGAAATTCCCGCCGATTTTGGAAGAAAATAA
- a CDS encoding TolC family protein yields the protein MKISRPKLVLATMVITTLSVYGQDQTSFTLTEAETYGVTNNEKMKNAMLDIEAAQKKIWETTSIGLPQVSANGQFQNLVDIPTQVVDATLFNPMAQPGDVMEFQMGQKYSTSLTFNVSQLVFDGSYLVGLRFAKFYGEMAQTAFTNTENQVKVMVREAYYNVLVAEKNLALVDSMMVNTEKMWSEVQILEKNGMIKKEEVSQLELAYNRILATKQNATRQVSVARNLLKMQMGYDLDKELTLTETLDDVMKIILESNPALQEFAPAQNQTYILLDQQQQLDEFNLQNEKSKYMPSVGAFFTHSQNAYRNEFNFFEDEPWYPTTVWGVQVNIPITSSGQKMMRVQQAEIKLEQDQNNIDNLERTLEFQDMQLKAAFLNALDLLKIEEENIRLANEIYNNEVRRKDLGTGSGLKLTQLQTQVLTAQGNYIGAVLQLLSAKIQLDKLYNQ from the coding sequence ATGAAAATTTCTAGACCCAAATTAGTTTTAGCCACCATGGTTATTACTACGCTGAGTGTGTATGGTCAAGACCAGACTAGTTTTACACTCACTGAAGCCGAAACGTATGGCGTAACCAACAATGAGAAAATGAAAAATGCCATGTTGGATATTGAAGCCGCCCAGAAAAAAATATGGGAAACCACTTCTATTGGTTTGCCTCAGGTTAGTGCCAACGGTCAGTTTCAAAATCTGGTTGATATTCCTACCCAAGTGGTTGATGCAACACTGTTCAATCCAATGGCTCAGCCGGGTGACGTGATGGAGTTTCAAATGGGACAAAAATATAGCACTTCACTTACCTTTAATGTGAGTCAGCTGGTTTTTGATGGCTCATATCTGGTTGGTTTGCGCTTTGCAAAATTTTATGGTGAAATGGCACAAACTGCGTTCACGAATACTGAAAACCAGGTTAAAGTAATGGTTCGCGAAGCATATTACAATGTTTTAGTTGCTGAAAAAAATCTGGCACTGGTTGATTCCATGATGGTGAATACTGAAAAAATGTGGAGTGAAGTGCAGATACTTGAAAAAAACGGCATGATCAAAAAAGAAGAAGTTAGTCAGCTTGAACTTGCCTACAATCGCATTCTTGCAACCAAACAAAATGCCACCAGACAAGTGAGTGTTGCCAGAAATTTGCTCAAGATGCAAATGGGTTATGATTTGGATAAAGAATTGACTTTGACTGAGACACTGGATGATGTAATGAAAATAATTCTTGAGTCAAATCCGGCATTGCAAGAATTCGCTCCTGCTCAAAATCAAACTTATATTCTGCTTGATCAACAACAACAACTGGATGAATTCAATCTGCAAAATGAAAAGTCAAAATACATGCCTTCTGTTGGTGCCTTTTTTACGCATTCACAAAATGCGTATCGCAATGAGTTCAATTTTTTTGAAGATGAACCTTGGTACCCAACTACAGTTTGGGGTGTGCAAGTGAATATTCCTATCACAAGCAGTGGTCAAAAAATGATGCGGGTACAACAGGCAGAAATTAAATTAGAACAAGATCAAAATAATATTGACAATCTTGAACGTACGTTAGAATTTCAGGACATGCAATTGAAAGCTGCGTTTTTGAATGCACTTGATTTGCTCAAGATTGAAGAAGAGAATATTCGCCTTGCAAATGAAATTTACAACAATGAAGTGCGCCGCAAAGATTTAGGAACGGGCTCTGGCCTAAAATTGACCCAACTGCAAACACAAGTTTTGACTGCACAGGGAAATTATATTGGCGCTGTGCTGCAATTATTGTCCGCAAAAATTCAACTTGATAAACTCTATAATCAATAA
- a CDS encoding PCMD domain-containing protein, translating to MKKTLLIVTTALLSGFSFAQGQIENPGFEGAWQDVAGAEDEPIEWSSLKTADAWTTFAPVVAFQETGTPHSGTYCIKLVNGPLTFGVVPNGIMTNGQVHADLDPELGYVSTITSNADWNTPFTDRPDSLVGWFKYTPTSTDKGKVEVLLHDDTQTGKLPEATAPQPNWVGKARYNVTTSTTTWVRFSVPFNYFNNNTPDYILVVLTSGDSTQAEVGSTMYIDDLELIYNPLLVDVTPSATQNIDMGVNGTTLTVNATPNAAVVSPITQEWKYSTTSGSGYVSFGTPETGTTYTPNFAAAGIYYVVCEVDFGTQVVTSNEVEIVVTDPGSNSVTISPSATQNILANTNGTTMTATESPSAASSREWQYSTTSGSGYVSFGTPETGTTYTPNFASVGTYYIICESDFAGDIQISNEVTIMVPSAAGIDQDNLQFNIYSTSNGIKISLSDFDSNTTFKLFTLDGKEVYTSFVNAENTLHPVNLSGVFVYQIIKGDRVITGKIQL from the coding sequence ATGAAAAAAACTTTACTCATTGTAACAACTGCGTTACTCTCGGGCTTTTCTTTTGCCCAAGGACAAATTGAAAACCCAGGCTTTGAAGGAGCTTGGCAAGATGTAGCCGGCGCTGAAGACGAACCCATTGAATGGAGTTCCCTTAAAACAGCTGATGCATGGACAACTTTTGCGCCTGTTGTGGCATTTCAGGAAACAGGTACTCCTCATTCTGGAACTTACTGTATAAAATTAGTGAATGGGCCTCTAACATTTGGTGTTGTACCAAACGGAATCATGACAAACGGCCAAGTACATGCCGATCTTGATCCTGAATTGGGTTACGTTTCTACTATTACCAGCAATGCAGACTGGAATACCCCTTTCACGGATCGTCCTGACAGTTTGGTTGGCTGGTTTAAATATACACCTACCTCAACTGACAAAGGAAAAGTAGAAGTGTTATTGCATGATGATACCCAAACCGGAAAATTACCTGAAGCAACTGCTCCACAACCAAACTGGGTTGGTAAAGCAAGATATAATGTAACCACTTCAACCACCACTTGGGTAAGATTTTCAGTGCCGTTCAACTATTTCAATAATAATACGCCTGACTACATTCTGGTAGTTCTTACCTCAGGAGATTCTACACAAGCTGAAGTTGGAAGCACCATGTACATTGATGACTTGGAATTAATTTATAATCCATTGCTGGTAGATGTTACACCATCTGCAACACAAAATATTGATATGGGTGTGAATGGTACAACACTTACCGTGAACGCAACACCAAATGCTGCGGTTGTTAGTCCAATTACCCAAGAGTGGAAATATTCTACTACATCAGGTTCTGGTTATGTTTCATTTGGAACACCTGAAACAGGAACAACCTATACTCCAAATTTTGCAGCTGCCGGAATTTACTATGTGGTATGTGAAGTTGATTTTGGAACACAAGTAGTGACATCTAATGAAGTTGAAATTGTGGTTACTGATCCGGGTTCAAATTCGGTTACTATTTCTCCATCTGCAACTCAAAACATTCTTGCCAACACCAATGGTACAACCATGACAGCAACTGAATCACCTTCAGCAGCAAGTTCACGTGAGTGGCAATATTCTACCACATCCGGTTCTGGTTATGTTTCTTTTGGAACACCCGAAACAGGAACAACCTACACACCAAATTTTGCTTCAGTAGGAACTTATTATATCATTTGTGAAAGTGATTTTGCAGGTGACATTCAAATTTCAAATGAGGTAACTATCATGGTTCCTTCAGCTGCCGGTATTGATCAAGATAATCTGCAATTCAACATTTACTCAACAAGTAACGGAATAAAAATCAGTTTGAGTGATTTTGACTCAAATACAACATTCAAATTATTCACCCTTGATGGTAAAGAAGTGTATACCTCTTTCGTGAACGCTGAAAACACTTTACACCCTGTGAATTTATCTGGTGTATTTGTTTACCAGATTATCAAAGGAGACCGAGTTATCACCGGTAAAATTCAACTATAA
- a CDS encoding TonB-dependent receptor, which translates to MFKFYSIQRMSGIQKLIMLTGILLFAPNAFSQSQIFGKVIDGNTNEPLIGAYVILKKDPSVGAVTDIDGNYKIDIDAGQHEIIVKFTGMLNDTIAVEVGANEKKELNISMYPKTLDKVEIIVGKFDQPIEELTFSMQVIKPSIIDNKNTRSIETILDQTPGLNIMDGEPQIRGGSGFTFGVGSKVAVLVDDMPMLSGDAGRPEWGFVPVENIEQIEVTKGASSVLSGSSALSGAIHIRTAYPKEKPMTKINVYSGFYSIPDDDSAQWWSDYPYIHGVNFLHSRIIKKNTDLVIGGNLNLDHGYIGGPIKGPEVVDTITEEFTNEQMRSEKYRLNFNLRQRSVRFKGLQYGINGNFMYQNTNMVLAWLDDSTGIFRAYPGAVLLQEQLIYNIDPFVTFHSKIGVRHSLRMRYLSADNKMSMNQSNQSQVYYADYQFKKEFNFLKDRSFDFIGGVTSQYNNSYALIYGGSNGDPTNYLFNLSGYAEIQKEMKDVLNFSLGARGEYYKLNDTITAWNPIFRAGVNLKLSQATFLRASYGQGYRFPTITERYIRTAVGSFGVYENPDLKPEESWNAEVGINQGIKIGKYLAQLDIAAFIQQYENTIEYLFGFWDPTYGMLDGGPVAGFKFLNTGRSQVTGFDITLNGMGKIGKHVDFVTTVGYNYINPITLEPDLVFAQDFNPIDPTNFSFRETSQDTTTNILKYRFRHTFKADVELNFYGFSIGYTIKYFSKMENLDKAISDFETVTQNTGGTIQPIYFSDFYKEHNTGSYIHDLRISYAIGKNIQHKFALVGKNILNTTFSLRPLKIEQMRSIVFQYSIKF; encoded by the coding sequence ATGTTTAAATTTTATAGTATTCAACGAATGTCCGGCATTCAAAAACTGATCATGCTGACAGGCATTTTATTGTTTGCCCCAAATGCATTCAGCCAATCACAAATTTTTGGAAAAGTGATTGATGGGAATACAAATGAACCGCTCATTGGTGCTTATGTTATTTTGAAAAAAGATCCATCAGTTGGCGCCGTGACAGATATTGACGGCAATTATAAAATAGACATAGATGCAGGTCAACATGAAATCATTGTAAAATTCACCGGCATGTTGAATGATACCATTGCTGTTGAAGTTGGAGCAAATGAAAAGAAAGAATTAAACATCTCCATGTATCCAAAAACACTAGATAAAGTTGAAATCATTGTTGGCAAATTTGATCAGCCCATTGAAGAATTAACATTTTCTATGCAGGTGATTAAACCATCTATCATTGACAATAAAAATACACGCAGCATAGAAACCATTTTAGATCAAACACCGGGACTAAATATCATGGATGGAGAACCGCAAATACGCGGAGGAAGCGGTTTCACTTTTGGTGTTGGAAGTAAAGTTGCAGTATTAGTTGATGACATGCCTATGTTATCCGGTGATGCCGGAAGACCGGAGTGGGGATTTGTTCCGGTTGAAAATATTGAACAAATTGAAGTTACAAAAGGAGCTTCATCTGTGCTTTCAGGATCATCTGCGCTTAGCGGAGCTATTCATATTCGCACGGCGTATCCAAAAGAAAAACCCATGACAAAAATCAATGTGTATTCTGGTTTTTATTCAATACCTGACGATGATTCTGCTCAATGGTGGAGTGACTATCCTTACATTCACGGAGTAAATTTTTTACACAGTCGTATCATCAAAAAAAATACAGATTTGGTAATTGGCGGCAACCTGAATTTAGACCACGGTTATATTGGTGGCCCAATAAAAGGACCTGAAGTTGTAGATACAATAACGGAAGAATTTACTAACGAACAGATGAGATCAGAAAAATATCGGCTCAATTTTAATCTTCGGCAACGTTCAGTTAGGTTTAAAGGATTGCAGTATGGAATTAATGGAAACTTCATGTACCAAAACACCAACATGGTACTTGCTTGGCTAGATGATTCAACGGGAATTTTCAGAGCATACCCCGGTGCGGTTTTATTGCAAGAACAGCTCATTTATAATATTGATCCCTTTGTCACTTTCCATTCTAAAATTGGTGTGAGACACAGTTTGCGTATGCGATATCTTTCAGCTGATAATAAAATGTCTATGAATCAGTCAAACCAATCACAAGTATATTATGCCGATTACCAATTCAAAAAAGAATTTAATTTTTTAAAAGATCGCTCATTTGATTTTATTGGTGGTGTTACTTCACAATACAACAATTCGTATGCGTTAATTTACGGCGGTTCAAACGGAGATCCTACGAATTATCTTTTTAATTTATCTGGTTATGCTGAAATACAAAAAGAGATGAAAGATGTACTTAATTTTTCATTAGGAGCAAGAGGAGAATACTATAAACTCAACGATACGATTACGGCATGGAATCCAATATTTAGAGCAGGAGTTAATTTAAAACTGAGTCAGGCAACTTTTTTAAGAGCGTCGTATGGGCAGGGCTATCGTTTTCCAACCATTACTGAACGCTATATACGCACCGCCGTTGGTTCATTTGGGGTTTATGAAAATCCTGATCTCAAACCTGAAGAAAGCTGGAATGCAGAGGTAGGAATTAACCAAGGAATTAAAATTGGAAAATATCTCGCTCAACTTGACATTGCCGCATTCATTCAACAATATGAAAATACCATTGAATATTTATTTGGTTTCTGGGATCCAACGTATGGAATGCTTGATGGCGGCCCCGTTGCCGGATTTAAATTCCTCAACACCGGAAGATCACAAGTCACCGGATTTGATATTACCCTCAACGGCATGGGGAAAATTGGAAAACATGTTGATTTTGTAACCACAGTTGGATACAACTATATTAATCCAATTACACTAGAGCCTGATTTGGTATTTGCCCAAGATTTCAACCCCATTGATCCAACCAATTTCAGCTTCAGAGAAACCAGTCAAGATACTACAACAAATATTTTGAAGTATCGTTTCAGACATACCTTTAAAGCAGATGTTGAATTAAATTTTTACGGATTCTCAATTGGATATACGATCAAATATTTCAGTAAAATGGAAAATCTTGACAAAGCAATTTCTGATTTTGAAACCGTGACACAAAATACAGGAGGCACCATTCAGCCTATTTATTTCAGTGATTTTTACAAAGAGCATAATACCGGAAGTTACATACATGATTTGCGAATTTCGTATGCCATTGGAAAAAATATTCAACATAAATTTGCTTTGGTTGGCAAGAACATTCTGAACACAACATTCTCTCTGCGTCCGTTGAAAATAGAGCAAATGCGAAGTATTGTCTTTCAGTACAGCATCAAATTCTGA